ATGCTGCCAGCTTAACCATGGTTCTCTATCATGCAAACAAGCTGAATGCTGCCCAGGTACGTGCCATCAACGAGCGTGTGGGGGCGATGACCGATAAGGAACTGGGCCTCTTATTAATCAACTCCAATGTGATCACCCAACAGGAAATACTAGCAAGCTTACAGGCTTACTACCTGAGCATGGTCAACCGCTTGTTCACCTGGAGTGAGGGTTTATTCCGTTTTGAAAATGAGTTGCTTCCACCCAGCGATAAGATTACCGTGCGCATCAATCTGGAGAACCTGATCATCGATGGTACCCGAAAGATGCGCGAGTGGGAACAGCTACAGGGCGAGATTCCCAGCCTGGAGATGGCTTTAAAATTCAGCGAACGCCCGGGTGTGAATTTACGCACCCTGAACCTCAGCGCTGATGAATGGAAAGTTATTTCGTTTATCAATCCCAAAAACACGATCCACCAGATTGCCAGGGCAACCAACAAAAACGACATGGAGATCCGCAAGATCGTGTATAGCTTCATCCAGGCCGGCCTGGTTGAAATGGTCAGGCCAGAAGGCAGGCCAGTGCAACCACCTGTCCAAACCGTTGAGGCTGCACCACCTGTCCAGCCACGCATCGGATTACCACAGACAAATAAGCCAGAATTTAAGTCGTTGATCAACCGCATTATTAACCGGATCCGTTCAATCTAATCGAGAGATAGCATCGCATAAAGGGATGTCGTTATGCAAACTGTAAAAATGGTGGTCACTGGTCCATTCAATGCGGGAAAAACCGAGTTCATCCGTTCGGTCAGTGAGATTGAAGTAGTTTCGACTGAACGAAAAATTTCCCTCGAATCAGAACGGGTTAAAGATCAAACGACGGTAGCCATGGATTTTGGCCGCATCTCCATTGATGAAAACCTGGTCCTATACCTGTTTGGTACTCCAGGTCAGCGCCGATTTGATTTTATGTGGGAAATCCTCTCCGAGGGCATGCTGGGATTTATCGTTATGGTGGACAGCTCTCGACCGGAGACTTTCCGAGAAGCGCGAAATATCCTGGAGACATTTCGGGCTTATGCACCCACTCCTTATGTTGTTGCAGCCAATAAGCAGGATGACAAGGAAGCCTGGGATATCGCTGATATTCGCATTGCCTTACGTTTGAGCCCACAGGTGAAGTTGTTACCTTGTGTGGCGAAAGACAAAGAAGCGGTAAAAAAGGTGCTCTTAGAGCTGCTTTACAGCATCCTCGAAGAGATGGAGATCGCTTCACCTGAATAGTACTCCCCGAAGCTGGTGACATTGACCAAGATCTTGATCGTTGATGATGACCGGGAGTTCCGGGAGTTAATCATTTTTGCTTTGCGCTTCACCGGCTTGTTTGCGTTCGGTGCGGCTAGTGGGGATGAATGCTTATCTCTGGCCAGGCTACACATGCCAGATCTAATTTTGCTTGATTATGACTTGCATAATATAAACTCGAATCCCGTCGATGAGCTGTTGAAAGTTGATGAAAAGACAGCTTCAATTCCTGTAATAATGCTATTCGAAAAAAGCCTACAATCAGAAATTCAAGCGACCAACTTTGAGAGGGTGTCAGGCTTCATTAATAAGTCGGAATCACCCGACAACATCACCAGGCAAGTGATACGCTACCTGCTTAAGGCTAAAAAGCCAAATCCTTGACACTGCTTGGCCTTACGCTTATAATCACGACGCTTTCCTCGATAGCTCAATTCGGCAGAGCGGGCGGCTGTTAACCGCTAGGTTCTAGGTTCGAGTCCTAGTCGAGGAGCTTTTTTTCTTTAATTTCGTTTTAACTGAGAGCGAGTGGTACCCATGGGGGTACTAACTTGTTAACCGCTGGGTTCTAGGTTCCCGTTTCCGGGACAGGTCGAGTCCTGCACCCGGGAAACCACCGGGTGTTTCGCAAAAAGCGCTCAGCACCACAAAAAACCTGTGGTGTTTCGCAAAGAACGCTCAAGTCGAGGAGCTTATTATTTAAATAGAGCTTGCGGTACCCATGGGGGTACTGGCTTGTTAACCGCTAGGTTCTAGGTTCCCGTTTGCGGGACCGGTCGAGTCCTGCACCCGGGAAACCACCGGGTGTTTCGCAAAAAGCGCTCAGCACCACAAAAAACCTGTGGTGTTTCGCAAAGAACGCTCAAGTCGAGGAGCTTATTATTTAATAGAGCTTACGGTACCCATGGTGATAAAAACTGTTAACCACTAGCCTCCAGGTTCCCATTTTGGCAACAGGGCGACCCTTGGTTGAAGAGATTAGTCATTTTCTAATGCGGGCATGAAAGCTCAAGACACACTCTAGGGGTAGTGGCCGAGACAAATTTTTAGTCACAATTCTCTGATTGCTCTGTTATTAAGGAAACTGGAGATATCTCCAACTCCCCGTTGTTTTATCCATGATATTAATAAAAAAAATGGGCTCATTGCTGTGCCCATTTTGAAAAATTGTTTTTATCATTCCGATGATTTTTCCGTAGTTGGCTTCGCTGGCTCGTCCTTTTTTCCTGACTCGCTTTCCTTCGGTGAACGATTGAAGGAACCAGACGCTGAGCGGTGATCGGTGGAGTAAAAGCCTGAGCCTTTGAATACAATTCCCACGGGTGTGTAAACTTTACGGAGTGCCTTCTTGTTGCATTCAGGGCAGCGGGTGAGGACCGGATCGTTATAGCTTTGAAAACGATCGAACTGGACACCACAATTTTCACAACGATAGCTATATACTGGCATTTTTCCTCGAACCTTCCCTACCCTTTACTAATTCGAGCGCATTATAGCGCGTCCTTGCCTGAGTGACAAGACATCATCAGGGTAGTTCTAACATTACTCTAACAAATTGAGGATAAATGTATCTGTTACGAATTACTTCTTCGGAGTTGGGCTGGGGGTCGGAGTACGGTTCGGTGCAGGTGTACCCGTAGTTGTTTCGGTCTTAGTTGCTTGGTTGGTACCCTCGGGCGTTTCGCTCGGTGTGGCAGGGTTTATTAACCTGACATGTTCTTGGGCATACTGCAGCCAGTAAGTAGGCACCTGGTCGGGAGGTAGGGCGAGCAGTTGCTCCCAATCTTTCTTAGCCTTGGTCAAGTTGCCGGCCTGTTCGTAAACCCGAGCCCGGTTGTAATACACTTCAGCTAGCTGGCGATCGGTAGCAGCCAGCAGCTCGGCACCATCAAACTGTTGAGCCGCTTGAGACAACCGGTCGTCAGCCCATAAAGCCCTGGCTAAGGCAAGGCTGTATGGATAATTGGCTGGATCGACATTGACTGCTGCAACGAACTCATTAACAGCTGCGCGTGCATCTCCCTGGTTCAGGTGGATCAGCCCACAGTAATACCAGGATTGGGCATTGCTTTCATCTGCGGTGATGCCTTCCTGGCAGGCATTCAATGCCTGGGTGAAGTTTCCCAGCTGATACTCAGCCTGTGCCTTTATTGCCCAACCTTC
This genomic interval from Anaerolineales bacterium contains the following:
- a CDS encoding GTP-binding protein; its protein translation is MQTVKMVVTGPFNAGKTEFIRSVSEIEVVSTERKISLESERVKDQTTVAMDFGRISIDENLVLYLFGTPGQRRFDFMWEILSEGMLGFIVMVDSSRPETFREARNILETFRAYAPTPYVVAANKQDDKEAWDIADIRIALRLSPQVKLLPCVAKDKEAVKKVLLELLYSILEEMEIASPE
- a CDS encoding FmdB family transcriptional regulator — translated: MPVYSYRCENCGVQFDRFQSYNDPVLTRCPECNKKALRKVYTPVGIVFKGSGFYSTDHRSASGSFNRSPKESESGKKDEPAKPTTEKSSE